The following are from one region of the Candidatus Bathyarchaeota archaeon genome:
- a CDS encoding alanine--tRNA ligase-related protein: protein MAKALYLEDSYLRECDATVVSVKDGKYIVLDQTIFYPKGGGQPWDTGKITKGDEVYNVVYVGKFSGEIS, encoded by the coding sequence ATGGCTAAGGCCTTGTATTTGGAGGATAGTTACCTCCGGGAGTGTGATGCTACTGTTGTTTCAGTGAAAGATGGTAAATATATAGTCTTAGATCAAACTATTTTCTATCCTAAGGGTGGAGGACAACCGTGGGATACTGGGAAGATCACGAAAGGTGATGAAGTTTACAATGTTGTTTATGTTGGCAAGTTCTCTGGGGAGATTTCT